From a region of the Pochonia chlamydosporia 170 chromosome Unknown PCv3seq00015, whole genome shotgun sequence genome:
- a CDS encoding zinc finger domain-containing protein (similar to Metarhizium robertsii ARSEF 23 XP_007825045.1) has translation MHSRYIFVTIDGNGLLFRDEWIKKGAEGGRMAAKVLQGAIIAQCGEHSDVEVIAKVVTNIDGLAKTLGRDVSHLRDFALGFTQGGSSFDFVDVDYREGCLSSQITGTWHFRSSGQRNNLHILMGISHDPSYATFLNEVSQDEFCRSRMTMVEGTSTVPELIATNIPSLDLGKQLFCGDTYLSEKNPYDSRRRSWATGLQPAIPETSIAPVNKPSCSSSYADAAKSGSPPREISFLATPKPIASRVSKRHNLDSPSEQVEWNPGPRELDAPIQARVLAMDSRKDPKKLCNVHFLRGPCTKGNRCPFVHDYSPSSEEINAIALLARQWLCKDGQDCKFDECIYGHHCPSIRDNMCMYPYCKFPAESHPPGTKV, from the exons atgcatTCACGTTATATCTTTGTCACGATTGACGgaaatggcttgctg TTCCGCGATGAATGGATCAAGAAAGGCGCTGAAGGCGGCAGGATGGCTGCAAAAGTTCTCCAAGGGGCTATTATCGCGCAGTGCGGCGAACATTCTGACGTCGAAGTAATTGCAAAAGTGGTAACAAACATTGACGGTCTGGCCAAGACTTTGGGCCGTGACGTGTCCCATTTGAGGGACTTCGCTTTGGGATTTACCCAAGGCGGGTCTAgttttgactttgttgatgttgactaTCGCGAGGGTTGTTTGTCATCTCAGATCACGGGTACGTGGCATTTCCGGAGTAGTGGGCAACGTAACAATTT ACACATTCTCATGGGCATCTCGCATGACCCTTCATACGCTACTTTCCTCAACGAGGTCTCCCAAGATGAATTCTGCCGCAGTCGTATGACCATGGTCGAGGGCACCTCCACCGTTCCCGAGCTAATCGCCACCAACATTCCCAGCCTCGACCTTGGAAAACAACTCTTCTGTGGGGACACATACCTATCTGAGAAAAATCCATATGATTCACGTCGTAGATCATGGGCCACAGGCCTTCAACCTGCCATCCCTGAGACCAGCATTGCACCAGTCAACAAGCCCagttgttcatcatcataTGCGGACGCAGCCAAAAGTGGCAGTCCTCCGCGTGAAATTTCATTTCTAGCAACTCCAAAGCCCATCGCTTCTCGGGTTTCTAAGCGACACAACCTTGATAGTCCTTCTGAGCAGGTCGAGTGGAACCCTGGACCTCGTGAGTTGGATGCGCCCATTCAGGCTCGTGTACTCGCAATGGACAGCAGGAAAGACCCAAAAAAACTCTGCAATGTTCACTTCTTGCGAGGACCCTGCACAAAGGGCAACCGATGCCCTTTTGTGCATGATTATTCGCCCAGCAGTGAGGAAATTAATGCAATTGCCTTATTGGCTCGCCAGTGGCTATGCAAAGATGGACAGGACTGTAAATTTGATGAATGCATTTATGGGCATCAT TGCCCTAGCATCCGTGATAATATGTGTATGTACCCCTACTGCAAATTCCCTGCAGAAAGTCATCCCCCTGGGACCAAAGTTTAA
- a CDS encoding restless-like transposase (similar to Beauveria bassiana ARSEF 2860 XP_008603545.1), with product MQRFSQVNRSNTGTMAANVALFARSADDDYLAVPEKPVEDADTTAESSQFSESSSPLARRKRVRTPTALNIWAESRQPNRHEPERNKHGQKIWYCKRCSYSQAAHNRVRGHLRDKHCVLIFEHQSAKKLGQGVAIDRLFRQQAARQNGQDVERERYLRASVDEVAYNQALVNLITAHSLPHSLVEWPECRQLRKALLALRELEGSHSGEAIAETFLQVVDSYGVRAKMGYFTLDNAYNNDTMMHTVAETCGFNSTHRRLRCNGHIINLAVQAFLFGKNKEASDEALRQVSRLSRREQEGAVGRAETATAWRQYGALGMLHNLVVWIRSSTQRYQAFLQAAGRIIPQDNSTRWNSWYRMIHVAIALRKELNSFMDDRYSESDIRFDYLHPEHWQELQEIHDFLQPFYEITKDTQWDKTSLDEVICSMDFLVTHYKAAMEQFQHNTTMVDRIMTSWYKFDDYYTRTDDTPVYAAAILLHPSLREAHLKEAWKDQPQYIGPAIAAVRKLWDDFKPQQEPEIEEDLSAYEAYKKRIYQKSSCHDEFSRFIEGPTLPIGDSSALSWWLEPTQQTSYPSLYHLAINIFSIPAMSAEAERVFSGARRTVSWDRGRLSAQIVEYTECLKHWIKSGLLDQPYMIPEPMDAELDSRDIEMLSEGIEPRVVPLE from the exons ATGCAACGCTTTTCGCAGGTTAACCGCAGCAATACTGGTACCATGGCGGCTAATGTAGCTCTATTTGCCCGTTCTGCCGATGACGACTATTTGGCGGTGCCAGAGAAGCCCGTCGAGGACGCCGACACCACCGCGGAGTCCTCTCAATTCTCAGAatcctcttctcccctaGCGCGTAGAAAACGTGTCCGCACCCCTACTGCGCTCAACATTTGGGCAGAGAGCCGTCAGCCAAATCGCCATGAGCCCGAACGCAACAAGCATGGCCAGAAGATATGGTATTGCAAGCGTTGCTCCTATTCCCAGGCTGCCCATAACAGAGTCCGTGGCCATCTGCGGGATAAGCACTGCGTACTGATTTTCGAGCACCAGTCAGCTAAGAAGCTTGGACAGGGAGTCGCAATTGACAGACTGTTTAGACAGCAAGCCGCGAGACAAAACGGACAGGATGTTGAGCGGGAGAGATACCTTCGTGCATCAGTCGATGAAGTCGCGTATAATCAAGCGCTGGTGAACCTTATCACGGCGCATAGTCTTCCCCATAGCCTGGTCGAGTGGCCCGAATG CCGGCAACTACGAAAAGCCTTGCTTGCCCTGCGAGAGCTCGAAGGTTCTCACAGCGGTGAAGCTATTGCAGAGACGTTCCTCCAGGTCGTCGATTCCTACGGTGTCCGCGCCAAGATGGGATACTTTACGCTTGATAACGCTTACAACAATGACACAATGATGCACACTGTTGCCGAGACCTGTGGCTTCAATTCCACTCATCGAAGACTTCGCTGTAACGGCCATATCATAAATCTGGCCGTGCAGGCGTTTCTGTTCGGTAAGAACAAGGAGGCTTCTGATGAGGCATTGCGTCAAGTTTCACGGCTGTCCCGCAGGGAACAGGAGGGAGCTGTTGGAAGAGCGGAGACGGCAACTGCCTGGCGGCAATATGGGGCACTCGGTATGCTGCACAATCTTGTGGTGTGGATTCGCTCATCAACCCAGCGTTACCAAGCGTTCCTGCAGGCTGCTGGCCGTATAATCCCGCAGGACAACTCGACGAGATGGAACTCTTGGTATCGAATGATTCATGTAGCCATCGCACTCCGCAAAGAGCTTAACAGCTTTATGGATGATCGTTATTCAGAGAGTGACATCAGATTTGATTACCTCCATCCAGAACACTGGCAGGAGCTCCAAGAGATCCACGATTTTCTACAACCTTTCTATGAGATTACTAAAGACACTCAATGGGACAAGACGTCTTTGGATGAGGTGATTTGCTCCATGGACTTTCTTGTTACGCATTACAAagcagccatggagcaaTTCCAGCACAACACTACCATGGTTGATCGCATTATGACCAGCTGGTACAAGTTCGACGATTACTATACGCGTACAGATGACACACCAGTCTACGCTGCGGCAATCTTGCTTCATCCTAGCCTCAGAGAAGCACATCTGAAGGAGGCATGGAAGGACCAACCTCAATACATTGGCCCAGCGATTGCGGCCGTGCGCAAGCTATGGGATGATTTCAAGCCGCAGCAAGAGCCAGAAATCGAGGAGGACCTTTCGGCTTACGAGGCATACAAGAAACGGATCTACCAAAAGTCAtcttgccatgatgaatTCAGCCGATTCATCGAGGGTCCAACGCTGCCAATTGGCGACTCTTCTGCCCTTTcttggtggcttgagccGACGCAGCAAACCTCCTACCCCTCTCTCTATCATCTTGCAATAAATATTTTCTCGATACCAGCGATGTCAGCGGAAGCCGAACGCGTGTTTAGTGGGGCCCGACGTACGGTTTCTTGGGATAGAGGTCGGCTCTCTGCACAGATAGTGGAGTATACGGAGTGCTTGAAACACTGGATTAAGAGCGGGCTCCTGGACCAGCCATATATGATTCCTGAACCAATGGACGCTGAGTTGGATTCTAGAGACATAGAAATGTTGTCTGAGGGTATTGAACCCCGTGTAGTCCCATTAGAATAA
- a CDS encoding transposase-like protein (similar to Metarhizium robertsii ARSEF 23 XP_007816550.1) yields MASGNFSNRSIRSPSSSTPSTPQTPTPNAFSFLNSRPPKPDRAREDIILKQRKRRAEDVWDHFRKPQEDEDKRGKDGQSLMYCKICNGRWSTAITTNARGHLANKHQIYIEVAEPKGKKPRQLALDISFQNATQKLAERDSFELREKLRNAIDRDAFYEAQIQLITRRRMAFNCVEWAEYQALLMSINPEVESLLVESHSSIPIHIERSFRKHYGTVKSRLQNARSQIHYSIDLWKSPNRKSFLGICAQFVDNEYVLRKALLALPQCRFSHSGETMAAHILDAIKAYEIAENTGYIVGDNASSNDTCVAAIGRELIKLGIEFDGKKRRIRCCGHIINLSLEAFLFASTVEALEAAIEAAKEEADLTIVEALQEQLREKQGKKGKKKRLGDEAGWQSISALSNLHTIAVFIRSSSILSDEWETLAGKTLGIDNVTRWNSWFNLIKTAVEKQAKLMIFCQNHHKELGPAVLSPQDWETLKITLEFLQPFSQATLIQESKWSSLDQALWTMDVLFKHYEQAKAKYAHNSHIVNSINMGWYVLDKYYKCSDEAPAYTTALLLHPMRRKKYIDLHWDPSWCGPALRAAREVWAKYKDLPLQENANRGANGSHELSEFDKLAQELDVTEDDGEDEFEKFVTSSPHKITCSPLQWWCKEEQRLEYPRLHKMAIDILSIPPMSDEAERVFSGVRRTISWDRARLGAWIVEMTELLGNWNKNDLIRVLHVLTGEDDEVISFSETGGNEIDIVGGDDSSQ; encoded by the exons ATGGCTTCTGGAAATTTCTCCAATCGGTCTATAAGAAGcccctcttcctccacgccctccacTCCACAGACACCTACTCCTAATGcattctccttcctcaacagcCGTCCTCCCAAACCTGACCGTGCTCGAGAAGACATCATCttaaaacaaagaaaaagacgtGCTGAGGACGTCTGGGACCACTTTCGAAAGCCacaagaggacgaagacaagAGAGGAAAGGATGGACAGTCATTAATGTACTGCAAAATTTGCAATGGAAGGTGGTCTACTGCGATTACGACAAATGCACGTGGCCATCTTGcgaacaagcatcaaatatACATTGAGGTTGCAGagccaaagggcaagaaaccaCGCCAATTAGCCCTCGATATCTCGTTTCAAAATGCTACACAGAAGCTAGCGGAAAGGGACAGTTTCGAGTTGAGAGAGAAGCTCCGCAACGCTATTGACAGGGACGCTTTTTATGAAGCACAGATCCAGCTCATTACTCGCCGCCGGATGGCATTTAATTGTGTTGAATGGGCTGAATATCAAGCACTCCTCATGTCTATTAACCCAGAAGTCGAAAGCCTCCTTGTCGAATCACATTCAAGCATCCCAATCCATATTGAGCGCAGCTTCCGCAAGCATTATGGAACCGTCAAGAGCCGGCTCCAAAATGCTAGGTCTCAAATTCACTATAGTATCGATCTCTGGAAATCACCAAACCGCAAATCATTCCTCGGCATTTGCGCACAATTCGTTGATAATGAGTACGTTCTTCGAAAGGCGCTGTTGGCACTTCCACAGTGCCGCTTTTCACATAGTGGTgagacaatggcagcccaCATTCTTGATGCGATCAAAGCTTATGAGATTGCCGAAAATACTGGATATATTGTTGGGGATAATGCTTCAAGTAATGACACTTGTGTTGCGGCCATTGGAAGAGAGCTTATCAAACTGGGAATTGAATTtgatgggaagaagcgcCGTATTCGTTGTTGTGGtcacatcatcaatctctcTCTTGAAGCCTTTCTTTTTGCAAGCACTGTCGAAGCACTCGAAGCTGCTATcgaggctgcaaaggaagaggcagaccTCACCATTGTAGAGGCATTACAAGAACAACTTCGAGAAAAGCAAGgtaagaaaggcaagaagaaacgaCTGGGTGATGAGGCTGGATGGCAGTCAATCAGTGCACTCAGTAATCTCCATACTATCGCCGTCTTCATTCGCTCCTCATCGATCCTTTCAGATGAATGGGAGACATTAGCCGGCAAAACGTTAGGCATTGATAATGTCACCCGATGGAATTCATGGTTTAATCTCATTAAAACAGCGGTtgagaagcaagcaaagttgatgatcttCTGTCAAAACCATCATAAAGAACTTGGACCAGCAGTTCTCTCGCCTCAAGATTGGGAGACTCTTAAAATTACTCTGGAGTTCTTACAGCCCTTCTCTCAAGCGACGCTTATTCAAGAGTCAAAATGGTCATCTCTTGATCAGGCACTCTGGACGATGGATGTACTGTTTAAGCATTACGAGCAAGCGAAG GCCAAGTACGCCCATAACTCCCATATAgtcaactccatcaatatGGGCTGGTACGTacttgacaagtattacaAATGTTCTGACGAAGCTCCCGCCTACACTActgctctcctcctccaccctATGCGCCGAAAAAAGTATATTGACCTTCATTGGGATCCATCTTGGTGTGGGCCAGCCCTCAGAGCAGCGAGGGAGGTCTGGGCAAAGTACAAAGATCTGCCACTTCAAGAAAATGCAAACCGGGGGGCGAACGGCAGCCATGAGCTCTCagagtttgacaagcttgcgCAAGAGCTTGATGTTACTGAGGAtgacggtgaggatgaaTTTGAGAAGTTCGTTACATCGTCGCCACATAAGATTACCTGCTCCCCTTTACAATGGTGGTGTAAAGAAGAACAGAGATTGGAGTACCCTCGTCTCCACAAAATGGCTATTGACATTCTCTCTATCCCGCCAATgtcagacgaggcagaacgTGTCTTTTCAGGTGTTAGACGTACAATCTCTTGGGATAGGGCAAGGCTAGGCGCTTGGATTGTGGAGATGACAGAGCTTTTAGGGAATTGGAATAAGAATGATCTTATTCGAGTTCTGCATGTACTAactggcgaagatgatgaggtaATTAGCTTTTCAGAGACTGGCGGCAATGAAATTGACATCGTCGGCGGTGACGACTCGTCACAGTAA
- a CDS encoding 2-isopropylmalate synthase (similar to Neurospora crassa OR74A XP_964875.1), protein MGPAFSDTDPEFAVKICRAVKDVWEPTVDVPIILNLPATVEMSGPNTYADQVELFCRGFANDDTVCVSLHPHNDRGCGVAAAELGQLAGATRVEGCLFGNGERTGNVDLVTLALNLYTQGIDPGLDFSALPAIRKTVEELTHIPVHTRAPYAGDSVFLAYSGGHQDAINKGFKRWNASSTQRRGLWRVPYLPMDPRDIGASYEAVIRVNSQSGKGGIAWVLEQSIGLKIPKDLLQALSVEVKSESEAHGRSLEPREITDLFLQTLGILDKDHRVLSIHKTRNSATSLNTLKAVVLVRGLPRELVGHGATFLEAVEFELSASAGSQLELECTWANDVPHNSNQNKVAVVKCTGAGRCTWSAKAGATDAEAQLLASLSAALEWHEKLPLHHQRLRLLPIVHLPVVQAVA, encoded by the exons ATGGGACCTGCATTTTCAGACACAGATCCAGAGTTCGCCGTCAAAATCTGCCGCGCCGTCAAAGATGTCTGGGAGCCAACTGTGGACGTTCCCATCATTTTGAATCTCCCGGCAACAGTCGAGATGTCAGGCCCCAATACATATGCCGACCAAGTTGAGCTTTTTTGTCGTGGTTTTGCTAATGATGACACGGTCTGTGTCTCATTACATCCACATAATGACAGAGGATGTGGCGTAGCAGCCGCTGAGCTAGGCCAACTTGCTGGAGCCACAAGAGTAGAAGGCTGCCTCTTTGGCAACGGTGAGCGAACAGGAAATGTCGACTTGGTGACGTTAGCATTGAATCTCTACACTCAGGGTATTGACCCCGGACTGGACTTCTCGGCACTGCCTGCAATTCGTAAGACAGTAGAAGAATTAACCCATATCCCCGTGCACACTCGTGCGCCATACGCTGGAGATTCCGTCTTCCTCGCTTACAGCGGTGGGCACCAAGACGCAATCAATAAGGGATTCAAAAGATGGAAtgcttcttcaactcaacGCCGAGGCCTGTGGAGAGTTCCATATCTCCCCATGGACCCTCGCGATATCGGCGCTTCCTACGAGGCTGTCATTCGTGTCAACTCCCAGAGTGGCAAGGGCGGCATTGCTTGGGTCCTTGAGCAGTCCATTGGCCTTAAGATCCCAAAAGATCTCTTACAAGCCTTGTCCGTGGAAGTTAAATCCGAGTCGGAAGCCCATGGCCGAAGCCTCGAACCCAGAGAGATTACTGATCTATTCCTACAAACACTGGGCATCCTTGATAAAGACCACCGTGTGCTGTCCATACACAAGACTCGAAATTCTGCCACGTCATTGAATACCTTGAAGGCAGTTGTCCTGGTTCGTGGTCTCCCTCGCGAACTTGTCGGCCATGGTGCCACATTCCTAGAAGCTGTTGAGTTTGAGCTATCTGCTTCTGCAGGTTCTCAACTGGAATTGGAATGTACATGGGCAAATGACGTCCCTCACAACAGCAACCAGAATAAGGTTGCCGTAGTGAAATGTACCGGCGCAGGCCGATGCACGTGGAGTGCAAAAGCCGGTGCTACTGACGCAGAGGCGCAGCTTCTGGCATCACTATCGGCTGCTCTA GAGTGGCATGAGAAACTTCCTTTGCATCACCAACGGCTCCGTCTTCTACCGATTGTTCACCTGCCGGTTGTCCAAGCTGTGGCATGA
- a CDS encoding NACHT and ankyrin domain protein (similar to Colletotrichum gloeosporioides Nara gc5 XP_007286848.1) has translation MSTECSRSNADYTVGWICAISTEYLAAQLCLDEEHEPPEYVTPHDNNDYTLGRVGKHNVVIAVLPDGEYGTWSAASAARDMLHSFPNVRIGLMVGIGGGAPTSSNDVRLGDIVISTPRDGEAGVLQYDFGKTIQDQAFRQTAFLNRPPTVLLTAVNGLKTEYQRKRRQLEEAINLIIREQEEDLQEELCRPPASSDRLYLSDFVHPRGKENDCMEACGVHLSNLVTRLERRRPQSPVVHYGLIASANQLMKNALVRDKLAAEQDVLCFEMEAAGLMNHFPCLVVRGICDYSDSHKNKEWQSYAAVAAAVCAKELLCRIAPNKVEAEKKIGDVLSAVLFKTRKILSKTWDLSRGAKRWNAGCRRQIHRRIYNNAMRQRQEGSGLWFLQTDAFVEWKQRRNSFLWLHGIPGCGKTILSSTIIEDLERTSPQGLLYFYFDFNNTGKQTLDSMVRSLISQLYSKGEDMWKELDSLYSSCQDGCRQPSCESLCKTFLRMIEGIKEVWIVLDALDECCTRQGLSTEGLLLWIRDLLTSEQRNVHLLVTSRPEQDITSAVSGFADKEDIVPIKSDVITDDIRAYVHTRVREHEGLRRWRSQPDVQDEIESRLVDQADGMFRWVACQLDALEKCLDYRTLQIALNSLPKTLDKTYRRILHGIPSEYKQNAVRILQFLTYSERPLRIEEVVDAIAVDTEGEQYFNPKHRMPDPREVACYCSSLVVTVSKQGHSDNDDDKPVELQLAHFSVKEYLTSSRHDKDSGQIFRDEVAEASIATVCIAYLLHLDQDIPIHQIRKAFPLAQYSAMYWMSHAAVAERKNTKLQRFIEKFFCHHRSSYRNCYSLYRPDDPYFGEVDLKEPPALYYASFGGLTNVVQYLLSRGANVKAQGGRYGTALNAASYRGHEAVVMLLLDGDADFEAMDGLYDRTPLSWAAANGHEAAADIEARDYVWYGLTPLSWAAKNECEAVVKLLLDRGADIEAKDGVYNRTPLLWAAEKGHEAVAKLLLDRGANIKAKDGVYDRTPLSWAAANGHEVSPSCCNPNLDSLMQESTLLPTWMAKSRPGPCHPGFK, from the exons ATGTCAACTGAATGCTCCCGTTCGAATGCCGACTACACCGTAGGATGGATATGCGCCATAAGCACCGAGTACCTTGCTGCACAGCTCTGTCTCGACGAAGAACACGAGCCGCCGGAATATGTGACCCCCCATGACAACAATGATTACACCTTGGGCCGAGTTGGGAAGCACAATGTCGTTATTGCCGTTTTGCCCGACGGCGAGTACGGCACATGGTCTGCGGCGAGCGCTGCAAGAGATATGCTGCACAGCTTCCCAAATGTCAGAATCGGCCTGATGGTCGGCATCGGCGGCGGGGCGCCGACCAGCAGTAATGACGTCCGATTAGGCGACATCGTGATCAGCACTCCTCGCGATGGCGAGGCCGGGGTGTTGCAGTACGACTTCGGCAAAACGATACAGGATCAGGCATTCCGACAGACTGCGTTCTTGAACCGGCCACCGACAGTATTACTGACGGCGGTGAACGGGCTTAAGACAGAGTACCAGAGGAAACGGCGTCAGCTGGAGGAAgccatcaatctcatcatTCGCGAGCAGGAAGAGGACCTGCAGGAGGAACTCTGCCGGCCACCCGCGAGCAGCGATAGACTATATCTCAGCGATTTTGTCCATCCTCGAGGTAAGGAAAACGATTGCATGGAGGCCTGTGGCGTCCACTTATCGAACTTGGTCACTCGACTCGAGCGGAGAAGACCCCAGAGCCCTGTGGTTCACTACGGTCTGATTGCTTCGGCGAACCAGCTTATGAAAAATGCCTTGGTTCGTGATAAACTCGCAGCAGAACAGGACGTTTTatgttttgaaatggaggcggcAGGGCTAATGAACCACTTCCCCTGTCTCGTTGTTCGCGGAATATGCGACTACTCAGATTCccacaagaacaaggagtgGCAGAGCTATGCAGCAGTGGCTGCTGCGGTATGTGCCAAAGAACTTCTTTGTCGAATAGCCCCAAATAAGGTGGAAGCTGAAAAGAAGATAGGAGATGTTCTTTCCGCAG TGTTGTTCAAGACACGAAAAATATTGTCAAAGACTTGGGACTTGAGCAGAGGCGCGAAAAGATGGAACGCTGGCTGTCGCCGCCAGATCCATCGACGAATTTACAATAACGCCATGCGGCAACGCCAGGAAGGTTCTGGCCTGTGGTTCTTGCAAACTGATGCATTCGTGGAATGGAAGCAAAGGCGAAATTCTTTTTTGTGGCTTCATGGAATCCCTGGATGCGGAAAGACGATTCTTAGCTCAACTATCATTGAAGATCTCGAGCGGACCAGTCCCCAGGGTCTCCTCTACTTCTACTTTGACTTCAATAATACGGGCAAGcagacacttgacagcatggTCCGGTCCCTTATCAGCCAGCTTTACTCTAAAGGTGAAGATATGTGGAAGGAATTGGATTCCCTCTACTCCTCTTGTCAAGACGGATGTCGACAACCATCCTGCGAATCACTTTGTAAGACTTTCTTACGTATGATAGAAGGGATCAAAGAAGTCTGGATTGTTCTGGATGCCCTCGACGAATGCTGTACAAGGCAAGGGCTATCGACGGAAGGACTGCTCCTGTGGATAAGGGATCTCCTCACCTCGGAGCAGAGaaatgtccatcttcttgtGACAAGTCGGCCAGAACAGGACATCACGTCTGCAGTAAGCGGATTTGCAGATAAGGAGGACATAGTGCCTATTAAGAGCGACGTTATTACCGACGACATCCGTGCGTACGTCCACACGAGAGTGAGAGAGCATGAAGGGCTCAGGAGGTGGCGGTCGCAACCAGACGTCCAGGACGAGATTGAGTCCCGACTTGTGGATCAGGCTGATGGAAT GTTTCGATGGGTTGCATGTCAGCTTGATGCGCTAGAAAAGTGTTTGGATTATCGCACGCTCCAAATTGCTCTTAATTCCCTCCCGAAGACTTTGGACAAGACCTACAGAAGGATCTTGCATGGTATTCCGTCAGAATATAAGCAAAACGCTGTAAGGATTCTTCAATTCCTGACCTACTCTGAGCGGCCACTACGTATTGAGGAGGTGGTCGATGCGATAGCAGTGGATACCGAGGGGGAACAGTACTTTAACCCAAAACATAGGATGCCCGATCCTCGGGAGGTCGCATGTTACTGTTCAAGTTTGGTAGTTACGGTTTCCAAACAAGGGCATTCAGACAATGACGATGATAAGCCTGTGGAGCTCCAGTTGGCCCATTTCTCTGTCAAGGAATATCTGACGTCCAGCCGGCATGACAAAGACAGTGGCCAAATCTTTCGGGACGAGGTTGCTGAAGCGTCAATTGCAACTGTGTGCATTGCATATCTGTTGCATTTAGACCAGGATATTCCAATACATCAGATTAGGAAGGCTTTCCCTTTGGCACAGTATTCGGCAATGTACTGGATGAGCCATGCTGCAGTGGCTGAACGCAAGAACACAAAACTGCAACGTTTTATCGAGAAATTCTTCTGCCACCACAGAAGTTCGTATAGAAACTGCTACAGCCTGTATCGCCCAGATGACCCATATTTTGGGGAAGTCGATTTGAAGGAACCACCTGCGTTGTATTACGCATCATTTGGAGGGTTGACAAACGTGGTACAATACCTTCTTAGTCGAGGcgccaatgtcaaggcaCAAGGTGGAAGGTATGGCACAGCGCTTAATGCCGCTTCATACAGGGGACACGAAGCCGTCGTCATGCTTCTGCTCGACGGGGACGCCGACTTTGAGGCGATGGACGGTCTCTACGATCGGACGCCGCTCTCGTGGGCCGCCGCGAACGGGCATGAGGCC GCGGCCGACATCGAGGCGAGAGACTATGTGTGGTATGGTCTGACACCTCTCTCGTGGGCCGCCAAGAATGAGTGcgaggccgtcgtcaagctgctgcttgacaggGGCGCCGACATCGAGGCGAAGGATGGTGTCTACAATCGGACGCCGCTCTTGtgggccgccgagaaggggcacgaggccgtcgccaagctgctgcttgacaggggcgccaacatcaaggcgAAGGACGGTGTCTACGATCGTACGCCGCTCTCATGGGCCGCCGCGAACGGGCATGAGGTGTCgccaagctgctgcaatcCAAATCTCGATAGCCTCATGCAAGAATCCACGCTTCTCCCAACATGGATGGCTAAATCCCGACCTGGGCCATGCCACCCTGGCTTCAAATGA